Proteins encoded together in one Kitasatospora albolonga window:
- a CDS encoding Tellurite resistance TerB, protein MALWDRIKESASSMQTQLEAKKNDLKSGAFRDASMAMCALVAAADGSIDASERQRVAALISNNDVLKNFPADDLQRRFNDYLNKLTADFDFGKVSVLQEIAKAKKKPAEARAVIQIGIIIGGADGDFDKTEQAVVREACFALDLPPHEFDL, encoded by the coding sequence ATGGCCCTGTGGGATCGGATCAAGGAATCCGCTTCGTCTATGCAGACGCAGCTGGAAGCGAAGAAGAACGACCTCAAGTCGGGGGCGTTCCGGGACGCGAGCATGGCCATGTGTGCTCTGGTCGCCGCCGCCGACGGCTCGATCGACGCGTCCGAGCGTCAGCGCGTCGCCGCGCTGATCTCGAACAACGACGTCCTGAAGAACTTCCCCGCCGACGACCTTCAGCGGCGGTTCAACGACTACCTGAACAAGCTCACCGCCGACTTCGACTTCGGCAAGGTCAGCGTGCTCCAGGAGATCGCCAAGGCGAAGAAGAAGCCCGCCGAGGCGCGTGCCGTCATCCAGATCGGCATCATCATCGGCGGCGCCGACGGCGACTTCGACAAGACGGAGCAGGCCGTCGTGCGCGAGGCGTGCTTCGCCCTGGACCTGCCCCCGCACGAGTTCGACCTCTGA
- a CDS encoding regulator, producing MAEPRIPEEILGNYAHILGEVATTGRRLTRNELEMRRALGREAADAGHQLRALVTMHLAQTREAWPRAAAGNNPATADAVLAAVEQAVDAFAEGFERAQRLTVRREEAARREFIDDLLYGRSDLVHLAERATRFGLRLSRAHAVAVAVGPEAYTETDAVPRSVEAALLTRFSGRKILLTTKDGRIVCIAPGSQPDVLRYFAKQSHAATDGGQVAVGRPHKGPGGVVHSYDEALEALDLADRMGMEDPVLYASDLLVYPVLTRDRQAMADLVRSELGPLQKARGGAEPLLKTLAVYFDAGCVAAETARRLALSVRALTYRLERIHQLTGSDPADPMHRYSLQTAVIGARLLDWPAKEL from the coding sequence GTGGCAGAGCCGAGGATTCCCGAGGAAATACTGGGCAACTATGCCCATATTCTGGGCGAAGTCGCCACCACGGGGCGTCGTCTGACGCGTAACGAACTGGAGATGCGCCGGGCGTTGGGCCGTGAGGCGGCCGACGCGGGCCACCAGCTGCGTGCGTTGGTGACGATGCATCTGGCCCAGACGCGCGAGGCATGGCCGCGCGCGGCTGCCGGAAACAACCCTGCCACGGCGGACGCGGTGCTGGCCGCCGTGGAGCAGGCGGTCGACGCGTTCGCGGAAGGCTTCGAGCGCGCGCAGCGGCTGACGGTCCGGCGGGAGGAGGCGGCGCGCCGCGAGTTCATCGACGATCTCCTGTACGGGCGCAGCGACTTGGTGCATCTCGCGGAGCGGGCCACCCGCTTCGGCCTGCGGCTTTCGCGGGCGCACGCGGTCGCGGTGGCGGTGGGCCCGGAGGCGTACACGGAGACGGACGCGGTGCCGCGCAGTGTGGAGGCGGCGCTGCTGACCCGGTTCAGCGGGCGCAAGATCCTGCTGACGACGAAGGACGGGCGGATCGTCTGCATCGCCCCCGGCAGCCAGCCCGACGTCCTGCGCTACTTCGCCAAGCAGTCGCACGCGGCGACGGACGGCGGCCAGGTCGCGGTCGGCCGTCCGCACAAGGGTCCGGGCGGGGTGGTCCACAGTTACGACGAGGCGCTGGAAGCCCTCGATCTCGCCGACCGGATGGGGATGGAGGACCCGGTGCTGTACGCCTCGGACCTCCTGGTCTACCCGGTGCTGACCCGGGACCGGCAGGCGATGGCGGATCTGGTGCGCAGCGAGCTGGGCCCGCTGCAGAAGGCGCGGGGCGGCGCCGAACCGCTGCTGAAGACGCTCGCGGTCTACTTCGACGCGGGGTGCGTGGCGGCCGAGACGGCCCGCCGCCTGGCGCTGAGCGTACGGGCGCTGACGTACCGCCTGGAACGCATCCACCAGCTCACGGGCTCCGACCCGGCGGACCCGATGCACCGCTACAGCCTTCAGACGGCGGTGATCGGCGCCCGCCTGCTGGACTGGCCGGCCAAGGAGCTGTGA